A genomic region of Staphylococcus roterodami contains the following coding sequences:
- a CDS encoding beta-class phenol-soluble modulin: protein MEGLFNAIKDTVTAAINNDGAKLGTSIVSIVENGVGLIGKLFGF, encoded by the coding sequence ATGGAAGGATTATTCAACGCAATTAAAGATACTGTAACTGCAGCAATCAATAATGATGGAGCAAAATTAGGCACAAGCATTGTGAGCATCGTTGAAAATGGCGTAGGTTTAATAGGTAAATTATTCGGATTCTAA